The stretch of DNA ACCGGAATCATAATACCAAAGTTCCGCATCGCTGGTGTAAGCGAACTCAAACCATTTGCGAAATTCCAAGTCCCGCTCTGCTGCGGTTTCCCGAAAATATGAATTGGGGTACTGCGCTAGGACGTCGTCCCCTTGTCGAAGAATTTGGAATGCATCATCCAATGAAAGACGTTGAGTTCGCCATACTACAATTTCGGTAGTCCGCGCAAGCAACAGTTCAGCTTTCTCTGCTGGTGTGGTTGCACGTGATCGACGTAAAGCTCGATCAAGGAGCTTCTCTGCAAAAAACGCCAAGGTAAAAAACAATGCCATCAGGAAATAAGCGGTGGTTGAATGTTTCCACGAACCCTGCGGCGTGAATCCACCTGCAGCCAGCGCCATCAGGACAAGGCTAGCGAATGCCATGATTGCGAAGAACCAACGATAGAGAAATTCGATGACTCGCATAATCATTTCGTCACCGTAGGGCCGCAGTTTCAAGATTTGGACGACCATTTCGTTTCGTCATGCACAGCATGACCTACCACATTCAGGCCGATGCACAATACCCACGCCGTGCACGACCGCAAGCGGTCGGCTTGGGATCTGACAAACATCCCGTACTTTTTCCTCTGTGCCTTCTGTGAACTCTGTGGCTAATCCGTTGCCGAATCCTCAACCCACCACCTTATACCGGATCCGTTTCGGCCGCAAATCTTCTTCCCCTAACCGTTCCTTGCGGCTCGCTTCGTAGCTGCGGTAGTTGCCTTCGTGCCAATAGACTTGGCTGTCGCCTTCGAAGGCCATGATGTGCGTGGCGATGCGGTCTAGGAACCAGCGATCGTGGCTGATCACGACGGCGCAGCCGCCGAAGTTGAGTAAGCCCTCTTCCAGTGAACGGAGTGTGTCGACGTCGAGGTCGTTGGTTGGTTCGTCGAGCAGGATCAAGTTGCCGCCGCTGCGGAGGAGTTTGGCTAGGTGCACGCGGTTGCGTTCCCCGCCGGAGAGTTTGCCGACCATTTTTTGTTGGTCTGAGCCTTTGAAATTGAAGCGGCCGACGTAACTGCGGGCGTGGATTTTTGTATGGCCGACAACCAATTGGTCGACTCCGCCGGAGATCTCTTCGTAGACCGTTTTCTCGTCGTCGAGTGAATCGCGGCTTTGGTCGACATAGGCCGGCACGACAGTTTTGCCGACGCGCAATTCTCCGTCGTCGGGCTGTTCGAGGCCCATGATCATTTTGAACAGCGTGGTCTTACCCGCACCGTTGGGACCGATGATGCCCACGATGCCGCCGCGGGGGAGGTCGAAGTTCATGTTTTCAAACAGCAACCGGTCGCCGAAGCCTTTGGAGACTCCTTTGGCGCGGACGACCAGATCCCCCAGCGCGGGGCCGGAGGGGATTTGGATATCGGCGGCGTCTTCGCGGGCGTCGTATTCTTGCGCCTGCAATTGTTCGTACCGTTCCAATCGGGCGCGGTTCTTGGTCTCCCGCGCCTTGGGCGAGAGGCGGACCCATTCCAATTCCTGTTTGAGTGTTTTTTGCCGTTTCGATTCCTGTTTCTCTTCGACAGCTAGTCGTGCTCCTTTTTGTTCCAGCCAGCCGGAGTAATTTCCTTCGTACGGATAACCATGTCCGCGGTCGAGTTCCAAAATCCAACCAGCGACGTTGTCCAGGAAGTAGCGATCGTGCGTCACAGCGACCACCGTGCCGGGGAACTGTTGCAGGAAGCCTTCCAGCCAAGCCACCGATTCCGCATCGAGGTGGTTCGTTGGTTCGTCGAGCAGCAGGATATCGGGGTTCTGCAGCGCCAACTGGCACAGGGCGACGCGGCGTTTTTCGCCACCGGAGAGCGTCTTGACGACAGCATCGCCCGGGGGGAGCCGCAGCGCGTCCATGGCCATTTCGACAAACCGTTCCAGTTCCCACAAATTGGCGGCGTCGATTTGATCTTGAAGTTTCCCCTGTTCTTCGAGGACCTCTTCCATCTCCTCGGGTGAGAGGTCTTCGCCGAGCTTCATGTTGACGTCGTTGTAGCGATCCAAAATCGCCTGCGAATGGGCGACCGCTGTTTGCACACATTCGTCGACGGTTGCTTCGGGATCGAGCCGAGGCTCTTGCGGGAAATAACCGACAGTCACCCCTTTAGCCGGTTTGGCTGAACCCATGAAGTCGGTATCTTCGCCCGCCATGATTTTCAGCAGCGTCGATTTCCCCGCTCCGTTGTTGCCGAGCACGCCGATTTTTGCGCCGGGGAAATAGGAAAGCCAAACATCGTGCAGTACCTCCTTCTGCCCGAACAATTTGGTGACGCCTTCCATCGTGAAAATGTAATTCTGTGCCATTGTGTTGTCTGTTCCGTTGATTATGTGGTGATTTCCCCCGGAGTCCCGGGGGCTGAGGGGTTTATCGAATTAGCAAAGCCTGAGGTTTGTGTGGAACGACATTCTAGACAGCGGGGCCTGCGTTATGTGTCGCTGAATAATTGTCCCAGAAATGCCACCGCGGCGGCGTAGATGCCCGGTTGTTGACTTTCGCGGGGGCCGGCGATGTTCACTGTGCGAATTCTATTCGTCGCCAGCCATTCCGCAACCGAGGCGACATCTCTGTCGCTATACGGAAAAGCGACGCGGCAGGGGCGTTGCTGTCGCTTGGCCAGTCGCTCAGTGAGCGCCGTGCCGCCGGTGAGCGGTCGTCCTGCGAGGATCAGCGTGCCATCGCTATCGCGGACATTCCATTCGGTGCGGACAACGTAATCTCCCGACTCGGTTTCGGTGAGCGGATAATGCAACGGCAGCGGCCCATCTTCAGCTTTCCGCCCCAGCGGACACCAACCGCCGCAAGCGATACCAGCCACAATGGCCATATCCAAAGCGGCTCGGTCAACGCCAGTCTGGCCGCCGGAGACAATTTTTTCCACTGTGGTCGGCAAAATGAGTTCCTGCGCCGCTTGGTGGCGCGCTGTAAGTGGAGGACGATCGAAAACGAGCATCATAACGGCCGTTTCGCTTGCGGGCCACTGGCTAATGGCGGTGGGTGGAAAGGGAGTGGCCGGTGGCTAGTGGCCGGTGGCCAGAAAAAAGTAGGCGGTAGGCAGTAGGCAGTAGGCAGTAGGCAGTAGGCAGTAGGCGCGGGGGAAGTCAGTTGCGTTGAGAGACGATGGGTGGCTGGGGACGGACGTAGTCCGCCCCCAGTGGGAGTGGGGTCGGGATGTCAAACGTCTGGGCGCGAGGTTTTGCTTGTTCCAGGCGCCCCACCTTCTGACTATCGAATTGAAATGGTTGACGCTCAAGATGGTCCTCTTGCGACTTTTGTCTGATGAATAACCCTCGCTCAGTGGGAATCACCGTAAAAATTCCTTGATTTTTCCCTGGTACGCAGTGGTAAACTGCTATCCGCCCAGCAGGCAATTATCGCCTAGCTTTTTGGCGGCGTTTACGTTCTCGGAGTCTAATAATGACCAACAACCAGCACGCGCACTCTGTTTATGAAACCTCTAACGGTCCCGCCCCGCGGCGACGCCGACGTTGGGGGTGGGCCTTGGTGATGGGGCTGGTTTGTGCCACCGCCGCGATCGCTGTGGTCTACATCTTGAGTCCTCCCCATTACGTAACCTCCTCGGTGATCTACATCGATGCGACTCCCGATGTCGTAATGAATGCCGGAGTGCGCGAGAACGAAGATTTTGAGACCTACAAGCGAACGCAAATGTTTCGGGCGTTGACTCGGGTGGTGTTGGACACCGCTTTGAATGAACCGGTCCGCAACACCGAACTGAAACGCTATGGATTTAAGGCGATCGCCGACCTGCCGCTGCTCAAGGCGCAAGTCTACCCGATAGATTGGTTAGAAACGAAGCTCTCTACCGTGGGGAAGCAGGAGGAATTTTTTGCGATTCAGATGGGGCATAGCGAAAAACCGGAGGAGTTGGCGGAGATCGTCAACGCCATCACGCAAGTCTATTATCGCGACATCGTGAACGAATCGAAGCTCAATGACAAAAAGCGGATTACTCAGTTGATGGAGTTGTCCGACCAGTACGAGCAAGAATCCAAGTTAAAACGTGACCAGATCAAAAAACTGAAACGGCGGCTGGGGGTAAACGAGGACGAACCGCAAACTTTGTTGGCCGTGGCCGAGCAGGAATTGACTCACGAACTCCAATCCAGATGGTTTGAGCAATATCTGGAACGCAATACGCTTAAGCTTCAAGCACAGCAGTTCCAAAAATCCTCCTTGGATGACGACGCGATCAAGACGAATCCAGAGACCAAAGAACTGATTCGCACAATGATCAAAGAGGAATTGAAGATTGCCGCGCAGGAGGTTGCCGCCGACCGTATGCGTGCGGATATTAAACTTTTGGAGGAAACGCTCGACGACAACGAGCACTCCAAACTCGTGCAGCTCCGCGCGGACTTGGCAAAACAAGAAACCAAAATTGCGGAATTGAATGCGCAGTTAAAGCCGACACTGGAAGCAACTCTCCGCGACTATCAGGTTGCGGTTCGCGAGCAACACCAAGCAACGCAAGCGGCGCGTGTTGAGGTGTTGGACGAATCGCTTGCCGCATTGGAGGAAGAACTCGATCGCCGCAAGATTCGCTCAAAGTCCTCAAGTGTCGATTCCTTTGAACTTGAGAAACTTCAAGCTGAGGCTGAGCGGCTTGAGAAACGTTTGATGGAGATTGACGACCGCATTGAGACGTTGAGAATCGAACTCAACGCTCCGGACCGGATTAGTATTGTGCAATTGGCCGAAAAGCCCGAATCCAAAGACTACACAGCGGTCTGTACGAAGAGTGCGATTGTCGGCGGCGGAGCATTTGTGCTCGCCTTCGCCCTCACGCTGTTGATCGCCCCACGCAAATTGGTGTGATTCAGCAAACATCCACAGTTGCTGTCGATTCATAAGCGCTTAAACGCGTCTCAAATAGGGGAAAGTCCCAACCCCCATAGGGTCCCCGGTCGATCATAATAGAGTTGGTCGTCAGTGCTTCGGCGGCCAAGTCATCTCAAATTGCCGATGTCCGCAGCTGCCGTGGTTCGATTTCCTCAGCCCGCACTGCCAAGCTCTTCCGGGGACAAACATGCAGATTCGACAGATGGTCGCCCCCGACCTCAAACGCGGTTTTATTAAAGCGCTCTGTGCTTTATCGGATGTCAATTTGACCTTCGAACAAGCGGTGCCGGTCTTTCAGCGACGGCTGAATTCCGGACTGCATACCTACGTCGCCGAAAAAGATGGCGAAATCGTGGGGACCGCCTCGGTGTTCATCGAGCCGAAATTCATCCATAGCGGTGGACTGGTCGGGCACATCGAAGATGTCGCCGTCGACCCGGAGCGACATGGCGAGGGGATCGGCAACGCGCTGGTGCAACATCTGATTCAGCATTGTCAGGATCTGGGCTGTTATAAAATCTTGCTGCAATGCACGCCCGAACTGTTGCCTTACTACGAACGCGAAGGCTTCCGGCAATGGGTCTGCAATATGCGAATGGACCTACAACCCACCTCCGCCCGCGCCGCCGCCAGTTAAACCGCAAATGTAGGGTGCGTCGCGACGCACCTTTCTCGCGTAGGACGAGCGACGTGCCTCTGAAAAGAGGTCGCGCGCAGAGACGCAGAGCCGCAAAGAAGAAAAAGAGAAAATATTGGAAACCCACGTTGTAAATCAGTATTGCCCGTTCCCAACCAAGCTGCGCGTCACGTAACAGATTGTATATTGCAAAAAAACTCTCTGCGTCTTGGCGTCTTTGCGCGCGGCATTTTTTGAAGGGTGTTTTGTTGATGAGAGTATCGCTCATGTTACGAAACCCCTCACCCCGTTCCGTTTTCAGAGGGTGCGGGAGGACGGTTGCGGTGTTTGGCTTTTCGGTAGGCGAATAGCGCGATGGCAAGCAGCAGTATGCCGCCGCCGATGAGCCATTTGAGTTGCTGATTATTCTGCCGAGCGGCTTGTGCGCGGGCGGCTTCTGTTCGGGCTTCGTCGATAATGTCTTGCGGCATGCCGAGACGTTCCGCTTCGGCCAGTTGGGCATCGTGTGTTGCCCAATCGCTCTCGCTGCCGGCGACCAAAGCTGCCAGGAAATGGCCCTGTTCTTCATTGGGGAATTTCTCGAGCAACACTTCCGTTGCGCGTCGCATTTCCGGGATGTCGTTTTCTCGCGCTGCGATGGTGGCAATGTAGAGGTAGGGGGTGGGATCATCCACCTGTTGTTCAGCTGCAAGCAGCGCCAATTTCATGGCACGGTCGCGGTAAGGGGCGAGGACTTCGCGGTCGATGTCGGTCTCTTCCAAAACCGAGACGGTGCGGCCCAGTGTGTGGAATGAGTTGGGATGCTCGGGCAAGGCATCGACCAGCGCGCGTCCTTCGTCGAGGTCGCCATTCATCATCAGAGCAATCCCCAACAGGCCCCGTGCTTCGTCCGATTCGGGAGCCAATTCGACCAGCGGCCTGAGAATCTCAATCGCGCGCTGCGGGTTGTTGGCGTCTAACGCGACCTGTGCCTGATCAATCTCACCAGCGACCATGCCCGGCAAAGCCAGCCCTCCTGGAAGATCTTCGCCCGCTTGTTGAGGCGGTTGTTGACCGTTGGCCATAATTGGCAGACCGGTCAATATCGCTACGGCAAAGGTGGTCAGCAAGCCAAAACTCAACGCCATCTCAAATCCTCATTCACGCCGGCAGGCGACAGGTTCTTGTCCTAAAAAACATCACGAATCAAGGACCAGTGTACCGAAATCCCGTTCCATAAACGTTCCCAGCCAGCCTCATTTCCTGAGAATTCGTCGCTATAGCAGCGGCGACACGAATTTTTGTGGAAAAACGGCCGCAGAGTTGTATTTCGCGACGAATACGGGAAAATTGAATCTCTCGGCGAAAATGCAGCCGCTGAGTTTTTCCCCTCAGTTTTCCCAGATCAGAAGACAGACGCACAAAAATCATGGCCCTCAAAAACTACGATGCTCGCCGCGATCAATTGGTGATGGAAACCAAAACCTACTGGTCCGAGGATATCGCCAAGGAGCTGTCTGAGGAAGACAAAGCGCTGATCGCCACCGCCATTCACCGCTCGCCGGAATTGGCTGAGCAAGTTGAATACGAGCGGACGCACACCGGATTTACGCGGATCATCACCGTGACAGTCAACGATTTGGAACGGTTGTACGAACAACGCGTTTGAGTCAGCGATTCCCTACGCCGGCACACGCACTTTTTAACGGCGAAAAATCCGTTTAACCGAGATTGTCGCGGATGGGCGATTCGGTTAAGATCCGCCGCCCGTGGCAAGGCGGCTGAGAGATGCGTCCGGCCAGCTTGTCTCACTCGCGGGATTTTCCGCATCGAAATTGAGATGAAATGGAGATTCCCGTGTCCCCCAGGGCAACCGTTTAGGCCCAGGATGGCAGCCTCGACCCCAAGGCCGCCGCACGAAACATGGAGGTTTCACCGATGCGCGCATCGTCTCACGGTCCGTTTCGGACATTGATGATGATCTTCCCCATGCTAGCCGTCGCAGGTTTAGCGTACTTGGGAGGATATCATTACCATACACTCGCAGCTTCACAGACGGCGCCCTCTTCAGAAGAAGAAGATATTAGCGGCGAGATTGTCAATCTCGGCGACGATACCAACGCTGCTCCCCAAGTGGGCGTCAACGAATTGTTTCCCAGCGGTCCGGTAACCACGGATGCCCCGCAAGCGGATGAGGCCGAGTACGGCCGGAATCCCAATATTACGGTCATCGAAGAAGCGCCGGCTGTAGAAACCGAGCGTCAACGTCGGCCAAGCCCTGCCCAAAATCGTCGCCCCCGGTCTTATCCCTCCGCCGCCATGAAAGGTTGGCAGGTTGCCGAAGATCCGGATTCGGCAGGCGGCGACGAGGAGCCGATCTTTGCGGAAACCACTGCGACACAAGCCAATGACCTCGACGCCCAGTGGGACGAAGCTTTCGATGAGCGTCCCCCGGCGAACTCCCGCGAAAGCCGCCTGCAAGCTGCCATTGATGCGCGGCGAAACGAATTCGCCCAGCGCAGTCGGCAGCGCAATCCGGCTGGTCGATTGACCTCAGCTTCTAGGACTGACGATCTACTGGACGGACCCGAGTCGACGTCTCGCACATCACCGCAACGCGACGTGCAACTCGCCTCGGCAACCGAGCCGGCTAATTTCGAAGAGGATTTTGCTCAGTTTGATGCCCCCTCCGAAAGCTCACAGGAACCGCCTGCCGC from Symmachiella dynata encodes:
- a CDS encoding GNAT family N-acetyltransferase, which codes for MQIRQMVAPDLKRGFIKALCALSDVNLTFEQAVPVFQRRLNSGLHTYVAEKDGEIVGTASVFIEPKFIHSGGLVGHIEDVAVDPERHGEGIGNALVQHLIQHCQDLGCYKILLQCTPELLPYYEREGFRQWVCNMRMDLQPTSARAAAS
- a CDS encoding putative molybdenum carrier protein — translated: MMLVFDRPPLTARHQAAQELILPTTVEKIVSGGQTGVDRAALDMAIVAGIACGGWCPLGRKAEDGPLPLHYPLTETESGDYVVRTEWNVRDSDGTLILAGRPLTGGTALTERLAKRQQRPCRVAFPYSDRDVASVAEWLATNRIRTVNIAGPRESQQPGIYAAAVAFLGQLFSDT
- a CDS encoding tetratricopeptide repeat protein produces the protein MALSFGLLTTFAVAILTGLPIMANGQQPPQQAGEDLPGGLALPGMVAGEIDQAQVALDANNPQRAIEILRPLVELAPESDEARGLLGIALMMNGDLDEGRALVDALPEHPNSFHTLGRTVSVLEETDIDREVLAPYRDRAMKLALLAAEQQVDDPTPYLYIATIAARENDIPEMRRATEVLLEKFPNEEQGHFLAALVAGSESDWATHDAQLAEAERLGMPQDIIDEARTEAARAQAARQNNQQLKWLIGGGILLLAIALFAYRKAKHRNRPPAPSENGTG
- the ettA gene encoding energy-dependent translational throttle protein EttA, encoding MAQNYIFTMEGVTKLFGQKEVLHDVWLSYFPGAKIGVLGNNGAGKSTLLKIMAGEDTDFMGSAKPAKGVTVGYFPQEPRLDPEATVDECVQTAVAHSQAILDRYNDVNMKLGEDLSPEEMEEVLEEQGKLQDQIDAANLWELERFVEMAMDALRLPPGDAVVKTLSGGEKRRVALCQLALQNPDILLLDEPTNHLDAESVAWLEGFLQQFPGTVVAVTHDRYFLDNVAGWILELDRGHGYPYEGNYSGWLEQKGARLAVEEKQESKRQKTLKQELEWVRLSPKARETKNRARLERYEQLQAQEYDAREDAADIQIPSGPALGDLVVRAKGVSKGFGDRLLFENMNFDLPRGGIVGIIGPNGAGKTTLFKMIMGLEQPDDGELRVGKTVVPAYVDQSRDSLDDEKTVYEEISGGVDQLVVGHTKIHARSYVGRFNFKGSDQQKMVGKLSGGERNRVHLAKLLRSGGNLILLDEPTNDLDVDTLRSLEEGLLNFGGCAVVISHDRWFLDRIATHIMAFEGDSQVYWHEGNYRSYEASRKERLGEEDLRPKRIRYKVVG